A portion of the Pseudomonadales bacterium genome contains these proteins:
- a CDS encoding AAA family ATPase, which produces MPEADSGNDFRDLQLLIRSHVPILVVETHDENRAREMMTRLAIREALPLFVWSVTEGLQRLDFGELPSSDALLEPEAMLRAVKAHREPALYLLCDLHPYLADPRLVRLLKDVALRYRELPRTLVLLSHRLGIPPELTRLAARVELSLPDEEGIVAIVREEAQRWQEANAGQRVRTDSRTLAQLTRSLRGLTHADCRRLVRNAIFDDGSITESELPEINRAKFELMNLDGVLSFEYRTEQFADVAGVGRLRAWLDQRREAATTTLAQQIDRPRGVLLLGVQGAGKSVSARAIAGAWSLPLLRLDMGALYNKYIGETERNLRESLRSAELMAPCVLWLDEIEKGIGTGDSDAGVSRRVLGSLLTWMSEQRGGVFVVATANDVAQLPPELLRKGRFDEIFFVDLPDESTRAEIFHIHLRRRGMASEALDVAALAAASVGFSGAEIEQVVVGARYRAAAAHQSIDGMHLLTEIRATVPLSVTMAERMDALRLWAAGRTVPAA; this is translated from the coding sequence ATGCCGGAGGCCGACAGCGGCAACGACTTCCGCGACCTGCAACTGCTGATCCGCTCGCACGTGCCGATCCTGGTCGTCGAAACACACGACGAGAATCGTGCTCGCGAAATGATGACCCGCCTGGCGATTCGCGAGGCCTTGCCGCTGTTCGTGTGGTCGGTCACCGAGGGGCTGCAGCGGCTCGATTTCGGTGAACTTCCGTCGTCCGATGCGTTGCTCGAGCCCGAAGCCATGCTGAGGGCAGTCAAGGCGCACCGCGAGCCGGCGCTGTACCTGCTCTGCGATCTGCACCCGTACCTCGCCGATCCGCGGCTGGTGCGGCTGCTGAAGGACGTGGCGCTGCGCTATCGCGAACTTCCGCGCACGCTGGTGTTGCTGAGCCACCGTCTGGGCATACCGCCGGAGCTGACGCGGCTCGCGGCGCGCGTCGAACTCTCGCTGCCCGACGAGGAGGGGATCGTGGCGATCGTGCGCGAGGAGGCGCAGCGCTGGCAGGAGGCCAACGCAGGGCAGCGGGTGCGTACCGACAGCCGGACCCTGGCACAGCTCACGCGCAGCCTGCGTGGTCTTACCCATGCCGACTGCCGGCGGCTGGTGCGCAACGCGATCTTCGATGACGGCAGCATCACCGAGTCGGAGTTGCCGGAAATCAACCGGGCCAAGTTCGAGCTGATGAACCTCGACGGCGTGCTGAGTTTCGAATATCGCACCGAGCAGTTCGCCGACGTCGCCGGAGTGGGCCGTCTGCGTGCCTGGCTGGACCAGCGCCGTGAAGCGGCGACCACGACGCTGGCGCAGCAGATCGATCGCCCGCGCGGCGTGTTGCTGCTCGGCGTACAGGGGGCGGGCAAGAGCGTGAGTGCGCGCGCGATCGCCGGTGCGTGGTCCCTGCCGCTGCTGCGGCTCGACATGGGAGCGCTGTACAACAAGTACATCGGCGAGACCGAGCGCAACCTGCGCGAGTCGCTGCGATCCGCCGAACTGATGGCGCCCTGCGTGCTGTGGCTCGACGAGATCGAAAAGGGTATCGGTACCGGTGATTCCGATGCGGGCGTGTCGCGTCGCGTGCTCGGCAGCCTGCTGACCTGGATGTCCGAGCAGCGTGGCGGGGTGTTCGTGGTTGCCACCGCGAACGACGTCGCGCAGCTGCCGCCGGAGCTGCTGCGCAAGGGCCGCTTCGACGAGATCTTTTTCGTCGACCTGCCCGACGAGAGCACACGTGCCGAAATCTTCCACATCCACCTGCGTCGGCGCGGCATGGCCAGCGAGGCTCTGGACGTTGCCGCGCTTGCCGCTGCGAGTGTGGGCTTTTCGGGTGCCGAGATCGAGCAGGTCGTGGTCGGTGCGCGCTATCGCGCTGCGGCGGCACACCAGTCGATCGACGGCATGCATCTGCTGACCGAAATCCGCGCCACGGTGCCGCTGTCGGTCACCATGGCTGAACGCATGGACGCACTGCGTCTCTGGGCCGCCGGGCGTACCGTACCTGCGGCCTGA
- a CDS encoding VOC family protein yields MTMASQSRVCSTITPYLGVRGAVAAIDFYRRAFGAEEVLRLESASGLVTHAEIRIGDALLLLADEMVGSPQRSPSSLAGTSVAVRLYVDDVDACFARALAAGGVQLRGVADQFYGDRNGALRDPFGHVWIVATHIEDLTPEQVTVRLHALHAISGAGMA; encoded by the coding sequence ATGACCATGGCTTCACAGTCGCGAGTCTGCTCGACCATCACCCCGTATCTCGGCGTGCGCGGGGCCGTGGCAGCAATCGATTTCTACCGGCGGGCGTTCGGGGCGGAGGAAGTGCTGCGGCTGGAAAGCGCCTCCGGTCTGGTCACCCACGCCGAGATCCGCATCGGCGATGCGCTGCTGCTGTTGGCCGACGAGATGGTGGGCAGCCCACAGCGGAGCCCGTCTTCACTGGCCGGCACTTCCGTTGCCGTGCGGCTGTACGTCGACGACGTGGACGCGTGCTTTGCGCGTGCGCTGGCTGCTGGCGGTGTGCAGTTGCGCGGGGTCGCGGACCAGTTCTACGGTGACCGCAACGGAGCGCTGCGCGATCCGTTCGGACACGTCTGGATCGTCGCCACGCATATCGAGGACCTCACGCCCGAGCAGGTCACGGTACGCCTGCACGCCCTGCATGCCATCAGCGGCGCCGGCATGGCATGA
- the coq7 gene encoding 2-polyprenyl-3-methyl-6-methoxy-1,4-benzoquinone monooxygenase yields MQRRLSLLDQIVIGLDHARRHATGEAPTPARHSPALLHDEPALDAAERRHVAGLMRVNHTGEVCAQALYQGQALTARLDGVRATMERAADEEIDHLAWCADRVHAMGARTSMLNPLFYALSFGIGAIAGAAGDRWSLGFVAATEDQVCRHLREHLESLPAADTRSRAIVQQMLEDEARHATHAREHGASEFPAPVREAMTLLSRVMTATTYRI; encoded by the coding sequence ATGCAACGCCGCCTTTCCCTGCTCGACCAGATCGTGATCGGACTCGACCACGCACGACGGCACGCCACCGGCGAGGCGCCGACTCCTGCACGCCACAGCCCTGCGCTGCTGCACGATGAACCGGCGCTCGACGCCGCCGAACGGCGTCATGTCGCAGGACTGATGCGGGTGAATCATACCGGCGAGGTCTGCGCGCAGGCGCTCTACCAGGGGCAGGCACTGACCGCGCGCCTGGACGGGGTGCGCGCCACGATGGAGCGCGCAGCCGACGAAGAAATCGATCATCTCGCATGGTGCGCTGACCGCGTGCACGCAATGGGTGCGCGCACCAGCATGCTGAACCCCCTGTTCTATGCGCTGTCGTTCGGCATCGGCGCGATTGCCGGGGCAGCCGGAGACCGCTGGAGCCTTGGCTTCGTCGCCGCCACCGAGGATCAGGTCTGCAGGCACCTGCGCGAGCATCTCGAGAGCTTGCCCGCAGCCGATACGCGCTCGCGAGCGATCGTGCAGCAGATGCTCGAGGACGAGGCACGTCACGCAACGCACGCACGCGAGCACGGTGCCAGCGAATTCCCGGCACCGGTGCGTGAAGCAATGACGCTGCTGTCGCGCGTGATGACCGCGACGACCTACCGTATCTGA
- a CDS encoding OsmC family protein → MKGTVTWLGDRAFVAESGSGHAVVLDGPPDGGGRNIGLRPMEMLLLGVGGCSAYDVVSILEKSRQQVSDCRVELSAERADAIPAVFTRIHLHFVVSGQDLNPKQVERAVQLSAEKYCSASIMLAKAGVEVTHDFEIA, encoded by the coding sequence ATGAAAGGCACAGTGACGTGGCTGGGCGATCGGGCGTTCGTCGCCGAATCGGGCAGCGGGCACGCGGTGGTTCTGGACGGACCACCGGATGGTGGTGGACGCAATATCGGGCTGCGGCCCATGGAAATGCTGTTGCTCGGTGTGGGCGGCTGCTCTGCGTACGACGTGGTGAGCATCCTCGAGAAATCGCGCCAGCAGGTCAGCGACTGCCGGGTGGAGCTGAGCGCCGAGCGTGCCGATGCGATCCCGGCGGTATTCACGCGCATCCATCTGCATTTCGTGGTGTCCGGACAGGACCTGAACCCGAAGCAGGTCGAGCGCGCGGTGCAGCTCTCGGCCGAGAAGTACTGCTCGGCCTCGATCATGCTCGCCAAGGCCGGTGTCGAGGTCACGCACGATTTCGAGATCGCCTGA
- the crp gene encoding cAMP-activated global transcriptional regulator CRP, which yields MVPIVPPAPRIRHLDAFLQQCHLRRFPARSTIIHAGERGESLFYIMKGSVTVVIEGSDGKEMIVAYLNKGDFFGEMGLFDSDENRSAWVRAKTECHAAEIGYTRFREFVERHPDVLFELATQMSTRLRTTTRKVGDLAFLDVTGRVARTLLDLCRQPDAMTHPDGMQIRITRQEIGRIVGCSREMVGRVLKTLEEQGLVHVKGKTMVVFGTR from the coding sequence ATCGTGCCGATCGTTCCTCCAGCGCCGCGCATCCGCCATCTCGACGCGTTCCTGCAGCAGTGCCACCTGCGGCGCTTTCCGGCACGCAGCACGATCATCCACGCCGGCGAGCGCGGAGAAAGCCTGTTCTACATCATGAAAGGCTCGGTGACCGTGGTGATCGAAGGCAGCGACGGCAAGGAGATGATCGTCGCGTACCTGAACAAGGGCGATTTCTTCGGCGAAATGGGCCTGTTCGACAGCGACGAGAACCGCAGCGCATGGGTGCGCGCCAAGACCGAATGCCATGCTGCGGAGATCGGCTACACGCGCTTTCGCGAATTCGTCGAACGCCACCCCGACGTGCTGTTCGAACTCGCGACCCAGATGTCGACACGCCTGCGCACGACGACGCGCAAGGTCGGCGATCTCGCATTCCTCGACGTCACCGGCCGGGTCGCACGCACCCTGCTCGACCTGTGCCGGCAACCGGACGCGATGACTCACCCCGATGGCATGCAGATCCGCATCACGCGCCAGGAGATCGGGCGCATCGTGGGTTGCTCGCGCGAGATGGTCGGACGCGTGCTGAAGACGCTCGAGGAGCAGGGTCTGGTGCACGTGAAGGGCAAGACGATGGTGGTGTTCGGCACGCGTTGA
- the trpC gene encoding indole-3-glycerol phosphate synthase TrpC — protein MSTPTILRRILARKHEEVAMRGRVRPLGELRAALADAPPPRGFADALAQRIASGANAVIAEIKKASPSRGLIRADFDPAQLARSYERGGATCLSVLTDVDFFQGADAYLQAARAVVALPVLRKDFTLDAYQVVEARVLGADCVLLIAAAFREQPALMGELAALAAEIGLDVLIEVHDATELALALAVPGRLIGINNRDLHSFETSLETTFGLLDRIPAGRIVVTESGIASADDVAAMRVRGVRGFLVGESLMRAPDPGERLRELFAT, from the coding sequence ATGAGTACACCGACGATCCTGCGCCGCATCCTGGCGCGCAAGCACGAGGAGGTCGCGATGCGCGGTCGCGTGCGGCCGCTTGGCGAGCTGCGCGCCGCGCTTGCTGATGCGCCGCCGCCGCGTGGTTTCGCCGACGCACTCGCGCAACGCATCGCCAGCGGCGCCAACGCGGTGATCGCCGAGATCAAGAAGGCTTCGCCGAGTCGCGGCCTGATCCGTGCCGATTTCGATCCGGCGCAGTTGGCTCGCTCCTATGAGCGCGGCGGCGCGACCTGTCTGTCGGTACTCACCGATGTCGATTTCTTCCAGGGTGCCGACGCGTATCTGCAGGCTGCGCGTGCCGTGGTCGCGCTGCCGGTGCTGCGCAAGGACTTCACGCTCGATGCCTATCAGGTGGTCGAGGCGCGCGTGCTCGGTGCCGACTGCGTGCTGCTGATCGCGGCAGCATTCCGTGAACAGCCCGCGCTGATGGGTGAACTGGCAGCGCTCGCCGCGGAGATCGGACTCGATGTGCTGATCGAGGTACACGATGCCACCGAACTCGCGCTGGCGCTGGCGGTGCCCGGGCGGTTGATCGGCATCAACAACCGGGATCTGCACAGCTTCGAGACTTCGCTGGAAACCACCTTCGGACTGCTCGATCGCATCCCTGCGGGGCGTATCGTCGTCACCGAAAGTGGCATCGCCAGTGCGGACGATGTCGCGGCGATGCGCGTGCGCGGCGTGCGCGGCTTCCTGGTCGGCGAGAGCCTGATGCGTGCGCCCGACCCGGGTGAGCGCCTGCGCGAGTTGTTCGCCACGTAG
- the trpD gene encoding anthranilate phosphoribosyltransferase — protein MDIRTALDRVVNRIDLERHEMRAVMQTVMTGGCTDAQIGALLVALRMKSESIDEITAAAEVMRELATPVDVGVAPLVDLVGTGGDGARLFNVSSAAAFVVAAAGGYVAKHGNRGVSSSSGSADALEHLGIRLGLEPVLVARGIRELRIGFMFAPAHHDAMRHAIGPRRELGLRTVFNILGPLTNPAGARRLLVGTFSRALCRPMAEVLQKLGAEHVLVVHADDGLDEISLATRTHVVELRDGRLGEHSWSPEELGIPSQSLIGLEVDSGAASAALIRDALGRREGPHAAKAADLIALNAGAGIHLCGITDTVRRGVALAHDVIHSGLALERIEALAGFCSCLDEA, from the coding sequence ATGGACATACGGACAGCGCTGGATCGGGTGGTCAACCGCATCGACCTCGAACGCCACGAGATGCGAGCGGTGATGCAGACCGTGATGACAGGCGGCTGCACCGACGCACAGATCGGTGCGCTGCTGGTCGCGCTGCGCATGAAGAGCGAGTCGATCGACGAGATCACCGCCGCGGCCGAAGTGATGCGCGAACTGGCGACGCCGGTGGACGTCGGCGTGGCGCCATTGGTCGATCTGGTCGGTACCGGCGGCGACGGAGCGCGGCTGTTCAATGTATCGAGTGCGGCAGCCTTCGTCGTGGCGGCCGCCGGTGGGTACGTGGCCAAGCACGGCAATCGGGGCGTCTCCAGCTCGAGTGGCAGTGCGGATGCGCTCGAGCACCTGGGCATCAGGCTGGGTCTGGAGCCCGTGCTGGTCGCGCGCGGGATTCGTGAACTGCGCATCGGCTTCATGTTCGCACCGGCGCACCACGATGCCATGCGTCATGCGATCGGGCCACGGCGCGAGCTCGGGCTGCGCACGGTGTTCAACATTCTGGGGCCGCTGACCAATCCGGCCGGGGCACGTCGGCTGCTGGTCGGTACGTTCAGCCGTGCCCTGTGCCGCCCGATGGCCGAGGTGCTGCAGAAGCTTGGCGCCGAACATGTGCTGGTGGTGCACGCAGACGACGGGCTCGACGAGATCAGCCTCGCCACACGCACCCACGTGGTCGAATTGCGCGATGGCAGACTCGGCGAGCACAGTTGGTCGCCGGAGGAGCTCGGTATCCCGAGCCAGAGCCTGATCGGGCTCGAGGTGGATTCGGGAGCAGCATCTGCCGCGCTGATCCGCGATGCGCTCGGGCGTCGCGAAGGACCGCATGCGGCAAAGGCCGCCGACCTGATCGCGCTGAACGCAGGTGCCGGGATCCATCTCTGCGGCATCACCGACACGGTACGCCGCGGAGTCGCGCTGGCGCACGACGTGATCCACTCCGGTCTCGCGCTCGAGCGCATCGAAGCGCTCGCCGGTTTCTGTTCCTGCCTGGACGAAGCATGA